Genomic window (Dasypus novemcinctus isolate mDasNov1 chromosome 10, mDasNov1.1.hap2, whole genome shotgun sequence):
tgagagaaaaaaaaatctcccatcaATGTTAGCTTTACCATGTCCTGTTATGTAAGAAAGAATAGTCAaatgtcaaaataaataaataaataaataaataagtaagtaaataaataaataataaataaataaaataaagttaaaggaataaaaatcatgaaaaatgaaCATTCAGACCACAGTGGAATCAAACTTGTAAAGAACAACAGAAAGGAAACTGGAAAATCTAAAATCTTTGGCAGTAATCAAATGTCCTTCAACGAGTGAAAAGGTAAACTGTACTGCATTgtttacaatgaaatattattcagacataaaaagaatATGAACAATCAAGTTTCAAAAAGAACTAAAAGGgacttaaatgcatattgctaagtgaaagaatgcaGTCTTAAAAGTTAACAAACTGTGTGATTTCAACTATATATCATCGTGAAGAGGAAAAACTATAAACAGAATAAAACTGTAAGTGTTTGTCAGGGACACAGGGGTAAGAAGGAAGGATGAATGAATGGAGCATTGGAAATTTTTAGAGCAGTGACACTATTCTATAGGATACTGTTATGGTTAATAAAAGATATTTAGCATTTTctaaaacccatagaactgtacaacatgaCTGAACACCACTATAAAATATAcactttatttaataataatgtataaatattgCTTCActagttgtagcaaatatacgACCCTGCTTTCAGGTATTAATAACAGGAGAGACTGTTAGTGGAGGTAGAGTGGATATTTCAGACACACTCTGCactttctgtaaaatattctgcAAACCAAAATCTGCTCTAAAAAAATAGTCTATCAAAAATGTTcacataaaaaaaatcattttgagaaACACAACACTGATCACAGTGTAGACAACATTTTGTCTTACAAAGCAATACAGCTATTTACTTTTTCATTATGAACTAACATGGTATATAGttccacttaaaaacaaaaactattttttttttatttagattgTGTCTGGTAATCAAGACATAGTTAGGTATTACATTTTTACCATCTTTTTACCATCTCTTCCTTTTAATTGGCTATAtggaccatttttttaaaagtagttgtTGATAAAACCCATCATGTTgctatttgttttccattttttctacagggttttgtttccctttttcttttttctgtttattttttaattaactgaTCACTTATTTTATGACCCCAtgatatctttttattgttgctttaaaaactatatttttgtattattattttgtgTTTGCTTTAGTGTTTATGGTATAGATAGTATAGTGTTTACTTGTCACAGTGCATACTCAATGGCAATTATGCCACTTCAAAGGcaattttgctgtttttattattttctaatcaTTAATCTACTTTAATAACCTTTTCTACCCATGAGAATATGAAGAAATattgttgatattttctttaaaacatgTCAATAATATGATCACTTATCATAACTTGATTGTTTGCATTCTGCCCTTAGTCTCTATATTCTCCTGAAAGTATAATACAAACCcctaagaattttccatttttcagtatTGTCTCCTATTATTTACACAACAGTCATAGCAGTCCTGTAACTGATGATACATCACATTGCTCCTCAGCTAAAAATCATCAATAAGTTATATTTTTCAATCAGAATAAATAGCAAATTTTACAACCGCCTGTGTAGTCCTACATGGTGAGGACCTATATTAAAATctattattatcatttatatttaccaaTCATGTCCTCAGCTCAAACACCTTTGATTCTGTTTCCTCACTATAGCAATCATACTTTCATTTAAGAGGACTTTCACTGACCTATTTCTTTCAATGAATATCCACATGGACTACTCATTCAATTCTTCAAGTGTTTACTTAAATGCTATCTTCTCAGAGAGATCTTGtctataccttaattaaaatttaCTTTCCATTCTGCCTACTTGCTGTACCTCATTTTCATATAAATCATTACTTTCTATCATACTATATAATTCACTTCTCATTTTGCCTATTTTCTGAATCCTGCTATGAAAGTCTaagttccaaaaagaaaagatttgttttattatttaacaatatgtatttattacttAGAACATTCCTAATGTTAAAAGGAATTATTTTGCAGCTTTTACAAGGTACAAACTTCAGGTTAAATAGTGAATGGAATATACAGTGTTCCTAGGTTGAGTAAGGCCAATATTTAGTGGAAGAGACATGAAAACAGAATGCGTGAGAAAATGTGTGACTAGATCCTAATCTGGAcctgaaaataaatataactCATATATGGGGTATGAGCAGAATATAGCCAACCCATCTCATATGATAGAATTTGACTTGAAAACAAGAAGTTATTTCTATGTCTCTTACTGACTGATTCTTGTCCATCCCTAAGGAAGCAAGGAGGACAAGGCTAAAAATAAATCAGATAACCTATACATTGCCTGTAACAACTTACTATTACTATATCCTATTTTGAAGAGAACATTTGCACATATTTTCCAGGTTTTCTTTAGGGCTCTTTTCACCTCTGTGTTCCTCAAACTGTAGATCAATATGGGTATCACCAAGGTATAAAAATACAGAGGCCAATATATCGCTATCAAAAGAGTGACTGGATTTGGGCTGCACATACATAAAGAATAGTGTTCCATAGAATACCACCACCACTGTCAGGTGAGATGCACATGTGGAGAAAGCTTTATGCCTGCCCTCTGCAGACTTCATCATAAGGATGGATGTAAGGATCAAAATCTAGGACACGAGAAGAGAGGACACCAAGGTTAAAGCTTAAAAGAACAGTATTATCAATTTAATTTCATATGTGTTTGAGCAGAGCAAAGATATCAAAGGCAGACTATCACAATAAAAATGCCTGATGACATTATAGCCACAAAATGAAGatatgaaaatttttatgatgGTCAGCAAGGACACAAAAACACTGTAGAGATAAGTTTTCACTACTAACAAGTGACATACTGTTTTTGACATGATGCCTGTATAGAGCAGAGGGTTACAGATGGCTACATAGTGATCATAGGCCATTGCtgacaaaatgaaaagttcactAGTGATAAACATACCAAAGAAAGTAAGTTGGGCAGCACACCAAGGAAAGTATATTGTATGTTGATCTGCaaggaatttaaaaagcattttgggTCCCACAGCTGTTGAATAACCAATATAAGTGGAGGAAAGATGTCTGAGGAAAAAGTACATTTGTGTTTGTAGCCTGGAGTCTATAATGGTGAGAATGCAAGTCCAGTTTACCCACCACTGAGACCATGTAAACAAGGAGGAAGAGTCCAAATAATGGGATCTGTAGCTGAGTGCAATCTGTGATTCCCATAAGAATAAATTCACTCAGAATTGTTAGATTGCTTTTGTCTATCCAGGCCACTCAACAGGAAATCTATACAGAAAATAATCATAAGAAGAAtcaataatttttagaaatgtgactgaaatatatatatatatatatatatttctaatttcaattagagttgtgggtttatatatatatatataaacccacaactctaatttcaatgtgttcatcaaaatCCTTCATCTAATTTTGCTGACCAAATATTATCAGCCATTTTATACTAGTTGACAACGTGATTATACAAAGTActcaattatttgaaaaaaaattgagcagtgtgcAATATCATTAGGATAAAATCACTATAAGGTTCATTCAATTTTACTGTCACCTGGGGAAAATTGTTTCAAACTGATTTTCAGTGTCAAAGATTTATCCCACATATTATTAGtcacaaaatgaaaaccatatcTTTGAAGAGATTTTAGTATTAAAACCCTAAACAATGAATTTATTTAGTTTAAATTATATTGAAACAGCCTAACATTCAATACTCCTAATAACAAAGTATGGAATTTGCAAAATCATTATGAAATTTTGGGACAAAAACTTTTATTCAAAATATAATCAAAGCTCAGACTGTGCTTCCAGTTTCTAGACAACCCAGTGAGTAGAGAAATAATGTCATTGTCACTAGACATAATGACAagatatttgaagagataatatATCTGATCTATTTCAAAAGTTGATATCATTGAAAAAGATTTTatacttaatattattaatattatgaaAATCATCTACAGAAATCCTAAAGTGATgcatgagaaagagagagagagaaagaaaaagaaagagaaaaagaaaaagaaaggagaaagcaagaaagggagaaagaacagggaagagaaaggatggaggaaggaagggagggagggagggagaacaaAGGTGAATGATAATATATACAGAATACATTTTTGTAGCAAATAGGCATTATTTTAATTGGAGCAACAAATTAGGCATTTCTAATTTTGGTAGTATCTTTTGTATCGCATTCTTCATAAGTGTAAAATGATGATGAATTTTTAATAAGAGTATGTTTTGTTTATGAGATCAGTGTTGACATATTAAGAAAGTgaattttaatgatgtttattaaTTACTTTCAAATGCTTCAGcatattaatatcttgtaatataactctctctctctcgtttCTATGCATACACGCACACGGTGAATTTTAGTAATTGTAGAATTGGTGATGGTAAATGGATTACAATTGCTTTGCTCTTTCTATGTTCTTTCATGTGTAAAAATATTCACcataaaaattgacaaaaatgTGTACAAAAATTTAGAATGTCCTATTCGTAAAGTAGCCATGGGAAATCCATTACATATAAAACAAGCAATGTCCTTAAAAATGGCTGTAAAGCAACGCAAATAAGGAAACTGTGgcatcacatttttttaaattaaggtaacTTCAGATGGCCAATAGAATCCTTATGTTGTAACTTTCAACTAGACATGTAGAAGGCTGAACACTGGGGAATAAGGTAGAATTATAAAGGAAAGTTtgatactctttttaaaatttttcttaataagAGAAAACATACAAGGGGTTTAACAATTAAAAGTAAAGAATatattataatgaaaagaaattCCCTCCTGCTCTACCTTTCTGCATCCCCATTCCCATTGCCCAGATTGTGTGCTCATGAAGCAAAGCTAGATGTTGTTTTAATGGTTACACATATCCACCTTTATACATAATAGAATTAAATAGTCATGCTTTAAATCCTTGCATCTATAGATGCTAAATCAAAAGAACTAGTGGTATCTAGatatgtaaaaataattaatgtTGTCTTAGAAATGATAAATTAAATTAGCTGTATGAGTAAATGTAGGGCTGATTGAAGATGAAGTATTTTACAACTCTTAACTGTCATAGTAGAGATTCAAAAtgtaatatatgaaataaaaaataaacaaatggtgtAATTATTTAGAAACAATGATGTAATtgtgaggaaaaggaaaagtagaATCAAATAATATTCCCTAGAGTCAGCCTCCAATTTCCCAGTACAGCTTTCAAAGCTAAAATAAATGgcaatacatttatttatatcatgaaagataaagaaatatatgCATCTCACTACATGCACTTaattataaaagtattttttgaggggaagagaaagaaaatcttgAACCACTAAATAAATAAGTGGTGAAAAACACTATACTTTTAAGTCAAATAGACATTCTTTCTCCTTACTTTTGCAAGGACAATTCTTTGCTAAAATCTGTAATTGCAAGGATTTTAATTTTAGTTCTGATCATCTTTAGCTGTGTatcagtcatttaaaatatatttttatgaaatttcaaAGACTCCTCCAAACCTTGGAGGTAAGATCTAGGGGCAGTCCTCTTACTCATCAAACATTTTGGATTGGCTAAGTTACACTGTTCTGAAACAGGcactttaatattttcatttggcctcatcttaaacTAAAAGTTGAGGGTTGCATATGACATTGATCATTTGAATTATACTGATAAATTTAGAAactatatgaaataaatagagcAAAGTCAAAACAGAGTAATTACAAGGAAATATCAATAATATTAATTTAAAGGTAAATGGAAAGCACTATGGAAATCTTGAGGTTAATTCTGAAACATTTGATTAActacaaataaaaatatcacacTTGATATCTGGTTGTGgtttcaaatgaaagaaaataatcataaaattagtaatttcattatttcatgaAAATAATCATGAATTAGTAATTTGGACGTGGAATTTCTCCTCTTCAGAGATTGTACTAACCAAAGAATATCAATTAACTAAGAAGGAATTGAATGTCAAAATCTAGCTTTGTTCAAAGCCCATGATAATGAGTATTGAAACACCACATAAGCCCAGAAACTCATTATAAAAGCAAATTGCTAATGCATGTGACTACATCACCTATATTTGGTATTAGATACTACAAGTTATGTGGAAAATGAGGGCCAAGATAGGTCACTGGAACTATGAGAGGTAAGccttattttaatttcctaggctgttcagagaaataccatgaaatgtgggcaggataaacaatgagaatgtattagctcatggtttgaggctgggaaaaagtccgaATAAAGGCAGTATAAaggaaatgctttctttccaaagaccagTGTTCTGGGGCTGATTGCCAGCCTCTTTGGTTTTCCCGTCCCaagacaaggcacatggcagcatctcctggtctctccttacATTCCCAGATTGAGTTCTtgtctcctgtggctttctctctttctctcggAATTTCaccctgcttataaaggactccagttacaGTTAtaagattaagatccatcctgattgaggtaggGTTACAACTTCTTAATTGAAatcacctcatcaaaaggtcctatttaaaatgtttcacagctaaaggaatgaattagatttaagaacatatttttctggggtacattcagCCTCAAATTACAACAGTCCCATTAACAGGAAAGGGTTGGTTGCTTACTTACCTTTAAAGTGAATTATGACTTGTGCTATCCATATGCTCTTAAAACAGCCAAATAAGAATTTATGGGTTACTTTCCTCCTTTGAGACTTTCCCTTAGGAGAAGGCATACAATTTATTAATTTTGCCTAAAGCATTTGAAATCTTCCAAGTAAGCCAATGGGATAGCTACTACTTACAAATAACACCTTTATATTCCCACAAGAGGAAAGTTATTTTTGATAACTTTCTACAGTGTCTCTTAGTTGTTTCCTCTGCTGCCAACTagagatttggaaaaaaatatattgtacCTGTAGGATAGATATTTTAACCTGTTTTGTAACTCTTAATAATCTCCTTTTATTTACAATGGCTTACTCATGGCTTTATAGCTGAGGACACAATGGAGAAGGGTTTAAACATTGTCtattatattgttttaaaaattcacaaggaAAAAAGTGAATCTATGTGTAGCTATTTGTCCCTTATATTGAAATATACTATACATATAAACAAATGCACATagcataaataatttttttcaaatttgacaCATCTCTATACCCAGAATCTAGATTAAAccataataacaaaaaaacaatactaatatcaacaataaaaaatattatcagGACCCCAGAGAAATACCATATTCTTTCTTTGATTATGATGCCCACTCCCCAAAAATGTATTTCCAATGTTCTGACTTCTATCAGCAtgtgttggttttttattttctcctgtcATTCTATTCTTTGGGAAAtagcttgatttttaaaattactatagTTTTGTAACAGTGATGCTATCACATAGCATAGTTCCTGCAAATTTGGTCtctttatattatattatgtGAGTTAGagatccaatttcattttttttccatctggatatccagttttcacagcatcatttgctgaaaagactgttctttcccccttGAGTCATACAGGCATGTGGATTAAGTTGAAGAATATATTCAAGTCtaaatacataattcaatctatcacAACATCTTACCAACATTAaatcttccaatacatgaacatgtgatatctttccttttatttggatcttctttaatttctttcagtaatattTTGTAGTTCTTAGCACACACATCTTCCacgtccttggttaaatttatttcaaggtagtttATTCTTTAAGTTACTAGGATGAATGTAATTGtgtccttgatttttttttcagattgttcattgctagcatatagaaacactgctgattttttaaatttatttttacatcaaagttacaagttactcagttaaccCAATATAATAACTATAAAAACAGTAAATCTGCTTTACCAGTGGCTAAACTCCCCCTTATTCTTGTTCCTTCAATTTTGAAGGATTTGTGAAAATGTTCACTCTACTTCAGGCTGAAAAGTGATGTCTTTCAATGGATGAAAATGTTGTTAACACATATGATGgtagcactactgatttttgattTTTGATCTTGAACCCACAACTTCACTGAATTCATTTAATAGCTCTAGAAGTTTTGctctgatatttttttctttttgattctttATATAGAGTAGCATCTCATGtgcaaatagagataattttcctttttcctttttagtctatatgtctttttcttgcttaattgctctggctaaaacttccagtataatgttaaATAGCAGTGTTGAGAGTGGtcatccttattttgttcctgaCTTCAGGGAAAATGATTTCAATCCTTCATCACTTAGTATGATTAGGTGTGGGTATTGATATATACTCGTTATCATGTTGAGGGAGTTCCCTCTCATACCCAGattttgtttgatttgttttcaTTAAAGGGTGCTGGCTTTTGTCAAATATCTCTCCTGTGTCAGTTGAGATACTCATGTGTTGTTATTCTctcaatgtggtatattacattgatttatttttttatattgaatttctgggATAATTTGCACCTCATTACATGTAATGTGCTGGGTTTGTATGCTagcatttgttgaagattttagaatttttatttacacTGGATATTGTGATGTCCTTACCTGGCTTTGGCATCAGTGTAATTCTagactcataaaatgagttaggaagtattcttccctttccttttgttgtttttgaagagtttgacaagactggtgttaattctcatttgaatatttggtagaattcaccagtgaagcagCAATGTCCTTGTTACTCCTttattgagaggtttttgattactaattctaTCTCTTATTCTTGGTCTGTTGAaagcttctatttcttcttgagtctatATAAGTAGTTAGTGCAcatctagaaatttgtccatttcatattgagtgtctaatttgttggtgtaaaATGAAGGTGTGGGGTACTATCTTGTAacccttttttaaattatttctgtacGGTCAGTAGTTATCTCCCCATTTTTACTGTTCAGTTGTTGTATTTCTCAGCTCTAGAATTTTTTTTGGTTACTTCTTATAATTTCTACAACTTTATTGAAATTCCTATTTtaatcatatattattttcttgattcctgttcattctttgtccatgttttctttagcTAATTGAGCATATTTAAAACACTTATTTTCAAATGTCTAGTATATAAATCTCAGAGATTTATCAAGGATGTTTTCTGCCATGAATTATTCCTTTGACATGGcaatcttttcttgtttctttcaatgttttgtaagtttcttttgaaatatggacttttgaaaattttaatatgCTAGCTCTGGAATTCAGATTCTCTCACTTCCAaaagtttgctttgtttttaattgcTGGAGGGAGTATTCGTGTATTTGTTTAGTGTTGGTTCCAACCTAATTTTGCAAAGACTTAGAATATAATCACTAAGTCTCTGTTTCATTAGCTTTCTTAGAGCTACTATTATGACAGAGATTCCTTGCATGTCAAGAgctaaaagaagaacaaattataCCTCCCTCAGAGTTTGCCTTTAGAGCCCAGAGAGACTTCCTCTTGTGATGAATTTCAGTTGGGAAGCTTTTAACATTGCACTATTACATTAGGTGTTTCGTAaaagaatttttatatataatctattagattgacattttttttctgttctactagaaagtttattataaatttatGTCAATTTTTATCATATgctcattttcattattcttttaaattatgaTCATTtgattatataaattaaatatcatATATGAAATTAACCTTGAATTCTTGCATATATGTTCTTGCATATATGCAGTATGCATTTAGCTgtgaacaaatttttaaaaatatgtataactTTTACAAGCTGTCCAAATCTTATGAGTAAAACTTAATATGTCTTAGATTAGTATACACTAGTGTAAGTAACTTTGGGGATGTATGGTTTCTTTCATTAAATATTATACCTGTGTGATccatccttctctttctccttccttctctttctcattcttcAATTATGGTATAAAAATCCAGTGTATGAATGATTTGTTTGCCAAGGCTACTGTATGAAATTACCATAGAAAGTTtgcttaaataaaagaaatttattatttcacagttctGAAGGTTAGAAGTCTAAATCAAAGTATTGGCAGGACCATTCTTCCTCTGAAATGTTTAGAGTTCTGGCAGTGGCTAGCAACCCGTGGTGTTCCTTGAATTATGATTTAATTCTATCTCTGCCTTCATCATATAGCCTCATCTGCTCTTCTCTTCCTGTGTCCAAATTTGCTCTGTTTATACAAATACCAGTCAAAATCTGATCGAAATCTCATTTTGGTTATGATTTATTCTGATGTAGAATTCCTCCCCAACCAAAGAACAGTGAAACCTAGAAACAGGtaatctgcttccaaaatacagTTTTGCGATGGGGCATAGAACAGGCATTCCCaaacaaataaagagaaattggatGGGAAAAAGGGGGTCACAGATCTCAAGTAAAAATTCCATTAGCTTTCAGGGCTTGGGACTAGTCTGTATCTTGATACTATGTCCTCTTGGCCTGAAGGAGTGGCAGCCTAACCATCTCTGACTACAGCGATGACAGTCCCAATCTCTCTAAACACCTGGGTGATGGCCATGTCTTTTCTGAGCTCTGGGGAAGATATCCCTCCTTTTCAGTACATCAAGGTAGGACTGCTCTCTTGACCCTAGGAAATACTTGTAGTCCAGACATCTGTGTCCTTGATTCTGTCCTTGGAGtaattcttcctttatttcatccCATCTCTGAACCTCTCAATCTAGGCTGGCAGTGTTTCTGTTGATACAAAATTCTCAAGAATCTTGATGGTTTCTATACAATCCATGGAATTTCAAACCATTAGACTATACAAGTTTTTTGAAATAGCACAAGCATATTGTTGAATTTTTCTCTACCTTTTATTCATACAGTGCTTTCTAAAGACTTTTCACATACAGTAAACTTTTGTAAATAATCTTATttcctgtatatatatatatatatattctacctTTGACTTGAATAGTAAGTTTTCACAGATATTTCCTGATCCTGTGTAGAGCAGCTTTGACCTCTTTGTTCCTCAAACTATAGATCATGGGATTCAACATGGGTATTACCATGGTGTAAAATACAGAGGCCATTTTATCAGTATCAAAGGAGTGACTGGACTTGGGCtgcacatacataaaaaataaagtcccATATAACACAACGACCACAGTCAGGTGAGATCCACATGTGGAGAAGGCCTTTTGTCTGCCTTCTGCTGAGTTCATCCTGAGGATGGCCTTAAGGATCAGCATGTAAGACAAGAGAACTATTAGAAGAGATGAAACCAGATTAAATGCTGAAAAGATCAGTATTATCAACTCGATATCACGTGTGTTTGAGCACAACAAATTTAACAATGGAAGACTGTCACAGTAGAAATAACTAATAACATTATAGCCACAGAAGgatgaaataaaaatctttatggTGGTTAGCAGAGACACAAAGGCACTGTAGAGATAGGGGATTGCCACCAGCACCGAGCATACTTTCTGAGACATCACAACTGTGTATAGCAAGGGGttacagatggccacatagcggtcataggccattgctgaaagaatgaaaagtTCACTAATGATGAATGTGATGAAGAAAGCTagctgtgtagcacagcacttaTAGGAGATAGTATTTTGATTCACTATAAAACTCCCCAACATTTTGGGTCCCACAGCTGTTGAGTAACCAAGATCAATGAAAGCCAGGTGtctgaggaaaaagtacatgggagtTTGTAGCCTGGAGTCTGTTTTGGTAAGGATGATCATGCCCAAGTTGCCCACCACTGAGATCATGTAGATGATGAGGAACAGCCCAAATAATGGAGCCTGAAGTTCAGGGATGTCTGTGATCCCAGTCAGAATGAATTCATTCAACACTGTTTGATTTTGAGTGTTCATCCAGGCCATTAGGGAAACTTATTGTGGGAAGAACTATTAGAAGTGTCATTGGATTTCAGTAGGGATCACCTGGTAAAATTTCAGAATACAAAGTCATTATATGTAAGATAAAGCCATGTAAAAATTTTTGGATTAAGTAATTCAAAGTAAGACCAACTTCTATCATTGAGAATAGAACCACAGTTAGAAGTTATCACAatataaaatgtgtgtgtgtattagaaATTTTATTTGCATGTCAAATACTGGTCACCATTTCAGGATATACACAGTTAATTTATGGTTCTGTCAGCAATAGCACATTTGATAAGCCTGGCCTACTCTGGATATTCTgatattattttgctttttttaagaaattgctatAGTTAAAGCATACAacacttttagaagaaattaaaatgaatgatAAACATTTGCTCCTTTCTCCTCCACTTCACTCCATATATCCAAAACAAAGTATTATTAACTCATGTAGCAGCCTTTACTTCTTCTCATTCTGAACTCCACATTTAATTAGCATTTTCATTCTGATAtgcatttgatatttttaaatagtattaTCATTCTATTATTCTTTATGAGTTTTAAAcaaaacttttggttttatttagtattagagacagaaatttatagtatttt
Coding sequences:
- the LOC101440136 gene encoding olfactory receptor 8K3-like, which translates into the protein MDDRFFEMLNEFILTGITDIPELQAPLFGLFLIIYMISVVGNLGMIILTKTDSRLQTPMYFFLRHLAFIDLGYSTAVGPKMLGSFIVNQNTISYKCCATQLAFFITFIISELFILSAMAYDRYVAICNPLLYTVVMSQKVCSVLVAIPYLYSAFVSLLTTIKIFISSFCGYNVISYFYCDSLPLLNLLCSNTRDIELIILIFSAFNLVSSLLIVLLSYMLILKAILRMNSAEGRQKAFSTCGSHLTVVVVLYGTLFFMYVQPKSSHSFDTDKMASVFYTMVIPMLNPMIYSLRNKEVKAALHRIRKYL